The Osmia lignaria lignaria isolate PbOS001 chromosome 14, iyOsmLign1, whole genome shotgun sequence genome has a window encoding:
- the LOC117607523 gene encoding cytochrome c, testis-specific — MGDAENGRQLFVKMCAVCHPISKDGKHKVGPNLQGIMGRTSGTATGFNYTESMRTKGIVWDEKNLNEYLEFPRQFIPGTRMVFNGIKKAKDRSDLIAYLATLK, encoded by the exons ATGGGAGATGCAGAGAATGGAAGGCAGTTATTTGTGAAAATGTGTGCTGTCTGTCATCCTATTAGTAAAGATGGAAAGCACAAAGTAGGTCCGAATCTTCAGGGAATAATGGGCAGAACCTCTGGCA CTGCTACTGGATTCAACTACACCGAGTCGATGAGAACCAAAGGCATTGTATGGGACGAGAagaatttaaatgaatatttagaGTTCCCTAGGCAATTCATTCCAGGCACAAGAATGGTATTCAATGGAATTAAGAAAGCGAAGGACCGCAGTGATTTAATAGCTTACTTAGCaacgttgaaataa